In the genome of Mytilus edulis chromosome 14, xbMytEdul2.2, whole genome shotgun sequence, the window TACGGAAATGCTTCCACTTAAATATTGTTTCACCCCGCTCTTAGATTTAATTATACGTATATTAAAATGTCTCTgccataaataaaataaaaaatagtagaCCAGATTAATCAGCTCTATCGTAGAATATATTTCTACAATATCTAAATTTTATTCTTTACTGAAAGAGGGACGATGGGATACTAGATTAAAGCTTTTTGTGACTTTTAGTCTGGTTAATTATTCAATGGGTTGTAAAATGGGTAAACAAATGTCCACCattaacaaaatttcctaaaCTATTTAAACACTACTCTACCAACTAATTATCAACAGAATCGGATGCTAAAACAATTGTGGATGGTCGATGCACAACAACAAACATATTGATACTGAATATAAGtatttaaattcatttctttCAGGTTTTCGAATGacctcagaaaaaaatattcaatgtgGTCCATGTCTGTTTGATGATGTCACAAAGGATGCAGGGAAGTGGTGTACTAACTGTGAAGAAGGAATATGTGATGATTGTGAAAACGTTCATAGAAAAAGTAAAACATCAAGAAACCATAAGGTTATTTCAATTGAAGATTACCGCAAGATTGAAAATGTTTCCATATCTCAGGTCTGTGAGCACCATGGGGAAAACCTAGAATGGTTCTGTAAAAGTCACGACGAAGTCCTCTGTGTCGTTTGTGTCCCATCAAAACACAAGGCATGTACTGCTGTTATACCAATTAGTGTTAACTCTGCAAATTCAAGACAGTCAACTGCATTATCGGATCTTGAAGAAAGTATTGACGGAACACTGTCCAACTTGAAACAATGCATAAAGAATCGTGAATCCGCACCAAATGAGATCGAAAACCAAGAAATTGCTGTCAAAACCATGATTCTGGAAACGAGAATGAATATAAATCACCACCTAGACAGGCTACAGGAGGAATGTTTGCAGGAACTAAGATCAACAACTCAAacttgtatatcaaaatatatggAAATCGTTTAGAAGCTAAAATCAAAAGAAGAATTGGTTACCGAACTAAAAGAACAAACCATACATATGAAACAATTTTCTTCTGACATACAAGTATTTCTTGGAACGCTTCAGATGAATAAGCGGATCGAAAGCGAGATAAAATCCATAAAGAGTTACCTTTGTTCAGCAAAAGATTATAAATTGAAAGTATCTTTTCATACCCTTATAGAAAAATTAAACGAAGCTGAAGAGTTTGGAAAAATAAATGTCTCTGAATGCGCTACCATGTTAGAGTTCAGAGAACAAAAAATCGATCAATCTCAGATTATGATCAATGCCTCAAAACTAAATAACGTATCTCATATAAAGCTTAACCTTtccaaaaaatttcaaataaagaaaacaaaaggcATGAAAATTAATGTTTGTGCCATATTACCTAACGGTCATTTATTGATGGCAAATGGAACAAAAGAGAATCATTTAAAAGTGTACCGAGATACTGGTGAGCATATTCGAGACATTTTAGTATCCGGAAAACCGTATGATATTGCCGTGATAGATCTTAATCGTATTGTTGTGACGTACTTGGACGCGTTTTACCTTGAAGTTATGAATAACAATACTTTTAATGTAGAAAAGAACATCAGTTTACAAAATAGTTGCTTTGAGGTTTCACACGGGGATGGGAAACTTTACGTAGTATAtgaaaatgatatacaagtcATGGATCTATCAGGTAGACAACTGAAAACATTAAAAACAGCAGCTAATGGTCTAGCTTGCATCAAAACGAGCAGAGACAAGATAGTTTACGCAGATAACAGCACGAATCAAGTTCACTGTTGTCGTTTGAATGGAGAAGAATTGTGGAAGTGTGAATGTGATTTGATAGAACTTCCTCACGATATAACAGTAGACTCTTACCAAAATGTGTACGTTGTAGGTTATAATTCCAACAATCTAACAATTATACAACATGATGGGATATACAGTAAAACATTACTGACCGAATCAGATGGCCTATATCATCCAACAACTGTGGACTTTGATACAGACAAAGGAACATTACTCATATGTAATGAAGAAGGAAATGTTGCCTTGTACAAAGTCGCTTAATAGCTTTAATGTTCAGATGATAGTGATCTGTCAGATTTGCAAACTAAATGTCTGCACTAGCGTGTGCTATTTCActttataacactagatttgttttgatttgtttagcTCTGGAATGTTTGGTCAGAATACATGCAGTATAAttctatttgattttttaaatagtttggtAACGGGATGATTTCAtgtcatttttacattttttgaacACCAAAAGAAACAATATGTGCATCTTAGATTTCCGTTTTGTTATTCCAGTGGGTCGATACCTCATCAAGTGGACTGTTTGTCTACAACCCCTCCCCCTCCCCTCCCCCGAGGGTAACACCGACCCAGTTGAATCTAATCAATCTTTAAGTGATTTGTTCTTCCTATGTTTCTAACTGGAATGTTCCGTTTACATCAAAGTTGCATGCATTACCCTTTGAAGATAAGCTTATATGTTTCGAGTGTTGAcgctaaaatgtttaaaagagggacgaaagataccaaagggacagtcaaactcataaatctaaaacaaactgacaacgccatggctaaaaatgaaaaagacaaacagacaaacaatagtacacatgacacaacatggaaaaccaaagaataaacaacacgaaccccaccaaaaactaggggtgatctcaggtgctccggaagggtaagcagatcctgatccacatgtggcacccgtcgtgttgcttatgtgatatctaatccgataaatagtctaatttggtaggtcgcattcatgaaagggaaggggattgtagttacgacgtaaggaacatatccgatatcatttgtgaaacggttattccataacggtcaaccaactcgtgatggcgtccgtaaaatttacgaagggatgatttcaacttcaccatt includes:
- the LOC139504167 gene encoding uncharacterized protein; amino-acid sequence: MLEFREQKIDQSQIMINASKLNNVSHIKLNLSKKFQIKKTKGMKINVCAILPNGHLLMANGTKENHLKVYRDTGEHIRDILVSGKPYDIAVIDLNRIVVTYLDAFYLEVMNNNTFNVEKNISLQNSCFEVSHGDGKLYVVYENDIQVMDLSGRQLKTLKTAANGLACIKTSRDKIVYADNSTNQVHCCRLNGEELWKCECDLIELPHDITVDSYQNVYVVGYNSNNLTIIQHDGIYSKTLLTESDGLYHPTTVDFDTDKGTLLICNEEGNVALYKVA
- the LOC139504166 gene encoding E3 ubiquitin-protein ligase Midline-1-like, whose amino-acid sequence is MGTAITKKSASNLDLHLTKDNKGFRMTSEKNIQCGPCLFDDVTKDAGKWCTNCEEGICDDCENVHRKSKTSRNHKVISIEDYRKIENVSISQVCEHHGENLEWFCKSHDEVLCVVCVPSKHKACTAVIPISVNSANSRQSTALSDLEESIDGTLSNLKQCIKNRESAPNEIENQEIAVKTMILETRMNINHHLDRLQEECLQELRSTTQTCISKYMEIV